The genomic stretch AGCCAAGCGTTACCTACATTGTTCCGAAGCATAAGCCGCTGGTAGTCTTGCAAGCGAGCATAGTTGCAGTAATTGGCGAAGTCTCAATAAGTATAACCATGATAGTATTCGAATAGGAGCAACAAGGATTTTCAAACAATTAACAGTATCTCAGTGTGTACATAAGAGAAATCTCTCGTTCCTTGATAATCTCTCCAATTACAAAAAGATGGTATGAATAAAACGCCTTTTGCTACATCATCTAAGAACTATTGACAAAAGTGTTGGGAGGAGCAAAAAAGAGGACCCAATCGTTTGGCTAGTCAAGAACACAAGAAGTTAATCCAGGGCAATGCACTCTTTTGATACACTCATATTGAcatcaccttccttcttttcACTGTTGAGTATTGCAGAAACAACATATGAAGTCCAAGACACCGGAGGGCATATTGTATTTACATTCATTGTCTTTGTATGTTAGTAGTTGTCCCAAAATTCGCTTTCTGAGCTCGTAGCCATCCTGCAAAATTATAAATTTTTGTAATGTAAACAAACTGCAGTAAATTTGTATATCTAAAAAACAACATTAATTTAAAAGTTTCATGGTACTGACCTTTAAAACTGGCAATTGTAGTTCTTCATCTTTCCATGTGGACATAAAGAGGGAAACAAGATAACCGGATAGTTCCCTGGTATAAGATAGATTTTTTAATAATCAAAGTTATAAATAATATTCTAAAAATGATTCAAGTACCTGTTATGAACTGTAACATCAGGTATGATTATTTGACGCCACAGGAAAATATCTTCATTCCATATAGATCCAGGGCATGTTTTTGACATGGCTTTTGGTAAGTATTCAGCTATCCATAAAAGTTTCTTCACATGTTTTTGACATGGCTTTTGGTAAGTATTCAGCTATCCATAAAAGTTTCTTCACATATCTTGCATTTGGGTTGTATTGGTAAATGGGATTAAGAGGAGTTGGATCCAAAATGTATAGTGTCCTGGTGTCTTTATTGAGTACAATAAGAATGAAGCCACCATTGAATTCTATTGGCATAAGAATCTGCATTTGGCAAGTTGTTAGAATAGTGAAAACAACGGTGGTGGTAGGTGTAGAGATATTTTCCTTATTGTTTTGCATCTTGAAACACTATATGTAATACCAGGCCAGCAAAGAACGGTCTCTGCTAGTCGTTCCACATCCAAGTTTTTACGGTAGTTCGGGTGTCATCCAAAATCTGTAGTAACCTAGGAAATTAAATAATAATTGTTTAGAAATGTGATCAAAAGGGATGTGTACATGTATATAGACACGTGATAACATATGAGAACATACCTAAAATTGCATGTCCAGACAATGTTTTGATACTGTTCCTTTGGTCTTCTTCACTAATTCAATGTTGTCGAACATAATCTTTCGTATGACCAAATTAAAACAATCATGGTCCATGGTCAAATCCTCATTTATCATTTCTTGCAGCTTTTTGATAGTCAAGGTAATGGAATATGGTTTGGAGTTTTGGATCCATACTTTCCTAAAATTTATTAGGGAAATCAAATAGTGTATGCGTTAAATTGCATTGGAAATGTCGAGCAGTAGTAATTTGAAATGGCTTACTTCAATGTTTCTGCACAATTGATTGATTTGATGTAGTCGCAAAGGCCCCCAAGTAACTCTTGCTCACTCATTGTAGAAAGAATGGACATTAGTGACTGGTATTTATTTTGATCTGATAATGACTCTAATTCTTTGGATTTCATTTCATGAATAGATAATGATTCTAAATCTTTGGATTTCATTCCATCATCTTGACTTTCCAATATCACAACATCATTTGAATTTTCCTCAGTGCCATAATTTTGTACAGACTTGGTAGTCATTTCTGCTGTGTTTGTTTTCCAACAAAACAATATGCTGGCTAACTTCTGTCTAAATTGACTAATATCTTCCTACAAAGTAGCAATGAATGTGGGTAAGTATAAACCTTAATATGACGTCAGCTATATAAAATATACCTGTGTAATAGCATGAGATAGTGTCTCTCCAGTCCAGTATTCCATAAACTTGAGCATAAATAGACCACAAGATGAGCTGTATGGTtacagaaaaataattattcaaaAAAATGCAAAGAATCTTACAGAAGATACATGACATACAGAATAAATAAACTACAAGAGACCATTTTCATGTTGTTGCCCAGGATGAAACGCAGAAGGAAACGATTAATGCAGCAGAAGGAGATAACTAAAAGACCAAGATGGGTGAGAACGGGATCCATTTAGTGACTTAATTGGTAGGTCTCAAAATCATGCTGGGAATGCACAAGACTTGTTAGACACATGTTGCACAACCATATTATAGGCTCTACAGGTGGCAAAGGGCAACCAAATAGGCAAATCGACTATGAGATGATTATGTGAAAACTATTAATTTTTAGCAGAAATAAGCATTTTATTTTGTGCCAAGACTACCAGTTCACCTCATAAGCATCAAAATAAATTGTGTTCCTTTGGTaaatgaattgtatgtgaataTAGTGCACAAAACTCTATGCAACAAAGGGCCTCATGATTTCAGAAGCAGGTATCAGCAAAAAAACATGATTTCAGAAATACAAGTGCATAGATGTGATAATTTGTAGCCCTTGCCTATTGGGAGCAATCTGGTGGGTTCTTAAACATTGCTTTAACAGTGTGAACATTCCAAGGTTAATGTGTTGAAGCATACCCATCTTTCTGGATTGGTTTTTCCAATTGTTCTGTGATCGTCCATTCAGTAACTTGTAGGTTTTTCCAATTATGATCAATCAACTCTTCCTGTTTTTCAAAAATGCTCAAATGGCATCGCAGGCATGGCAGTCCTTTTAGCTGTATATAAATTGAATATATTAACCAATAGCTAAAGCTATTGAGCTAAGTGGTGGATCATATAGAATATGTTATTACATAAATAAAGGGTGATAAATGCTACAGTAACTTACCATATTAGTGAGGTCATAAAGATGGAACTTCCAACATAATGAGTCTAGTACATGTATCTCACAATTTTTTACGTTAAGAATAGCTAAATACCAATGTGTTTCTTCTATATTTACTGGAAGTAGAATCTACAAGTAACAAGACATTAAATTAGTTGCCTACTCAAAATGGACAACGTCAGGACAAAGCAGTGCAGTTGGGGAAAGTAACTCCCACAACAATAGGGTAAGGCAAATATTTATATGTACATAAAATAGGAGTTTCAGGCAAATATAGAAAGAAAACCACATCGTATTTATTGGAAAAAGGTAAAACAATGCAGATGCAGTCGCAGTCTAGATAGATAGGTATGCTGAACTGCATCCAAAGTGGTAAGCACACTTGGTAGTCGACAAACTTCCAAACTTACACTTTTAGAAATTCAACCAGTGCCCAGTGCAAGTTCCATAGAGAGGACTaagtaaaaaaaagattttGCTAATCTAGGACAGGATTTTGCTAATCTAGGACAGTAGATATATACATGTGATTAGCTTGTTATGACAAGGGTTACACTATCTATCTATAAGAGTAGATATAATAAGCCAAACCTATAATTtgtaaaatatgaaaaatacaaaaatatatgTTACCATTTCATGTTTTAGATATTTTTTCACAATCTCTATAATAAAGTTGCCACCTTCATTTATTCCAAGTAGTCCATCTCTTTTTATCAGTCCTGTAACAAAAGGATTCTCATAATAAAATTTAATATCATTCATATTTTGTAGATGAGCCGTATCCTTTATACAACATATATATGCGCTGATTACCTGTAAAGATTAAAAGATACATTAGCAGTCATTAATGATATGATATTCAGAAAGTATTTTATGAAAGCGTACATACATCATCTTCCACGTATTTGCTTTGATCTAGCAGGCACAACAATTCTTTTTGTTTGACAGATATATCGTCTATCTTCACCATTACATCAGATTCCAAAGATGTTTCAATTGCCATTTGAGCACAAAAATTAAAATCGCTCATTGTATAATCTGTCAAAAGTAAAGTAATTTGAACAATCATAACTGAGGGAACTAGCAATGtatataatgaaaaaaaaataccaaataccTTTTGGGAGATAATCATATGCTTTGTCCAATGGGTCACAACAATCAATCTGGTTATCTGATTCGGAAACAATCGATTTAGAATACTTTGATTTTTTAAATGGCCTATCATTAAGATCCACATCACTGGGTGATTCAATGTTCAAATCCATTATCTCAAAGCGAGTATTATTCCACACCAAAATCTACCGATCCAACACCCAGGAAAAAAGTAGAAAACAAGATTATAAGCAATTGCAGTCATCAATATGAGTGAATAAAAGAAGTTAAACAGCATCCCCATCCTGATAGCGAGGCAGATTCATCTAGGAAGAAGTTAGTTACCTTGGAGAACCAGATTGGCACGAGGAACACCTTGGAGAATGAACCTGTCGTGAGGACTCGCTGGCCGGGGCTGACGACGAAACGGACGGTCGGACGGGGGGCTACAGCCAAGAGATCGCGACCACCGAAAGTAGGATTGGCGCCCGATAAGTTCAAGACGGCCCGATATTCCTCCTCTTCTGTTTATATTAGAAGATTGTTCAAGATTAGTACGAATCAAGTTCGATTTCATGTTGGTTACGACAGACAATATGGATCAGAATGTATCTGAGAGAGAgtggtggtgggggtgggggggaggggggaggggggctatACCAGGAAGGGTGGGGGGAGGACTCCTGGTGCGCGGCGGCCATTCCCGCCACCGGCGGGCATATCTCAGCGGGCACATCTCATGaaaagggtggcggcgggcatATCTCAGCGGAAGGGTAGCGGCGGGGGGAACATAGAAGCCGGTGGCGGACAGGACTGCGGGGTGTAGAAGAGAAGCTGGCGGTCTCGGCGGGCACATCTCGtggaagggtggcggcgggcaaAAGCCGACGgcagggtggcggcgggggagcgTAGAAGCCGGCGCCACTGCAGGGCGTAGAAGATAAGCGAACGGGACTACGGGGCGAAGAAGAGAAGCTGGCGGCGGACAGGACTGCAGGTTGATTACCCAAAACTTGAGGagcttttttgcaaaattagcatgacggttgaaggattgaaagaaacatcctctctttaacATTTATCATTCTCATACCCATGCGTTGCCACGGTCACGAAACTGCAGCAGATTCGATTGTGTTTTCAAGCTACGGTTGCGCTTCTCGGTTGTTTCACCATCTACATTTATGAATGAGTACGACCTAAAGATTTTTCTTGATAAAAATGAAGAAATCTCTTCTCATAGCTCTTAGTAGTGACATTGGGACCGTCAGATATCTTTCCATCGTAAAATGTAACACCTGGAATTTTGCTTATTTTTGGATGTATTCTGTTTTGCACATGGAGAAGGTGCTTACCGTAGCGAAGTATACCTAATTAACCTCTCAAAAAAGCACTTCGCCCCAAGTTAACATTGTCAGATACCTACAGAATTACATTACACGTCAATACATCGCTTCCAAAaggaaatttttttgaaataaaaggaTAGTCAACCGTATGTAGCTTACTTTGCTTTTCACCAGAGCAGGTAATAAAAAAAAGCCTGCCTAATGCCAGGCAGCTGCAAGGGAGTTACGGTCTCACACTCGTTGAGCTGTGCAGTTCCGTCGATAACCAGCAACTCCAGAAGATTTGACTTTTTGGACTTCTTGAGCAATTGGCCAATACCAAAAGCAAATCTGTCCGTCAGCACACCATACAACCTGAAAGAGCTGGAAACTGTGCAGAGAATGCATTTCGTTCTCTGCAGAAAATATAATTGATTTTGCCTCGCGCTGCAATAATTTGGAAGCTCAAAGTTTTTGTGAAGATACGTCAACTCTCGCACATAAAGGATCTGGCCAGCTTGGACTTGGATTTATTGCATGCATTACCGCGTGACACTCGGGGCTCGTTCGAGGTCTTcaacccttcctcctccgccgtcgacCCACCCTCCATGttccgcccggccgccgccgccaagtccACCTGCTCGCTCATCTAGGAAGTAGCTGGCGGCATCGAGTATGTCGGCAAGCCGACTCAACAGGCGGATGAGTGGGAACTCGTGCAGATCAACCAGCAGACTGGCCGGCTGCACGGCGTGTCCGCCCGCTCCTCTGGCGGTGGGCAACAGATGCCCTACGCGCCTGAATAGGCAAGGACCTCGGGCTGCAAGCATAAAAAATTTAAGACACGAAGCAAATTGTGAGAGATTGGAGTCGATCGTGGGATTTTGTGATGAATTCCTTGGCAGAAGTTGCAGCGAGAGGGACCTAAACATATCCTTGAAGGACGCCAGTCGCACCTGGGCGTGACGGCGTGTTAATCTcggagacgacggcggcgtagcCGACCTTGAGGTGCATCGCGGCGTCGACCCACACGTCGTTGGAGAACCACACTTTGGGGCCTCCATCATCGCCAGAGCTATCGGAGAGGATGCCTCGCACATATCCAATTCCAAACCGATCTCTCTAATGGCTCCTTGCCACCTGGGCCTCACGTCACGTACGAGCTCACGTATTTGACTGCAGTGCAAACGTGTAGGATCGAGTCGGTCGTGTTCCTTCTCCAGCCCGGACGAAAGCCCACTCCAGGCCGGTACGGACCAAAATTTTGCCAGGATGACAACGGACAAAGAAGGGACGCGTTGCGACTTGCGTACGAGAGGGATGGACTGCAGGCTTGAGGGGGGCTTTTCGTAAAATTACCACGACGgttgaaggattgaaagaaacatcctctcttataatatatatatatatatatatatatatatagagagagagagagagagagattaggTATAGAgttatgaaattaattgattttTAAGTTGTAATTATATGAGTTCTAATCAAGTGTGTGATTTTACTTTCTAAATCATAATTAACTCTATTCCATAATATAGTGCATGGTTTATTATCACCCGTATGAGAATGATATCCGTGGGATGTTCGATTAGATCTAGATGTCCGAGATCAAAAGTATCCTTCACCAGTTCACTGTTAGTGTCTTTGTAGTTTAGATAAGCCTTTGACTTACAGACTGAAAGAAGCCCTCCGATCGAATTGAGATTGGCAGATTGATTGAAGTCCAGCCAGCGGGGGAGGGTGACGCTTTGCTCCAGTGGCACCAATTGCAGGCACCTTGCTGTTGCTGGCCAGGTTAAGCCCTCCGATCGTTTagttccctccctccctcgccgtcGCAATGGAAGCGTCTGGCTTTTTTCCATGCTAGCACGTAGCGTCGTAGCCTGTTCGACGGAATGCCACACAGGCACAGCACGTAgtttttccatttttattcACTGCTAAACAACACACATGTATGGTCgaaatattttcttttgtccGTTGAGTACAGGACACCTCAATCCATTTTTATAGCAAGATTTATTCTATCTTCTGCTGGATTCTGTTGTGCACTTAATTGGTATGTGACATTCCAGACTTCCAGTTCGCGGGCGACAATACATTTTTCTGTGACCATCCTAGTGCCGAGTAGTTCCTTCGTTTCTCCTTTTAATTCTCTGTTTAACTTGTttcaatataaaaaaaatcattggatcgttgttttttttttctgaatctcAGTGTGTTGAATTCCAGCATAGGCTTCATCCTTCATggcctaattaatttatgagTCATCTCACTTTTCAGTCAGATTAACTTGCTAAGTTTCTAAACTGCCTAGCGAGAGAAACACAGAGCAGCCAATTAGTTATTCTTCCCTGTCTAATGGGGGCCTCACATTCTACACTAGAGAAGAGTATTGGGCATCATGTTCTTCTTGACAAACAACCTAGAGGCCCAGCAGAGCATCACATTTGAACCTCAACGTTCAGTCTGCATATTCGCTCGGAAAAGGTGGAAAGGAACTGGAGAGAAGTTTCGCGAACATCATAATTTATGTGTTCCAGCAAAACAATTACCTCTGTCATGCGTGCctgttgtatattgcgctccCTTTCTAAAGCAGAAAGAAAAGGATCCTATGATTATTTGTCATGGGGTTGACAAGCTCCGTAGTTTACTATGGTTACACGTTTACAAGCATAAAAGACAACATGCCGCCCGCCCAGCACCcccctcccaccgccgccgccactactagaaaaatgatcTCTCATCTCGAGGCTTAGGATCGGTCACTTTTTAGCCtagtactaatgttagcatgagtaccgggtccaaatttgGGATTCCCCggaggccctttagtaccggtgggggttccacccgatactaaaggctTTAATaccgggtgggagctccacccagtactaaagggagcctttagtaccggatgggaACCCCATCCTGTACTAAATTTCCAACCCCCCACCCCTCGCGCGCGCTGTGCACGACCCCGACCTTATCCTCTGttgcctcccctctcctcttcctcacacttctcctcttcctctcactTCTCTTCCTCTGCCTCACACTCCTGATCTCCTCTGCCTcaccttcccttcctcctccgctcgcccctcatcGGCGGTGAGGCACAACGGCGGGGCAAGGtgatggcgggcggcggtgatggcgggcggcgg from Setaria italica strain Yugu1 chromosome II, Setaria_italica_v2.0, whole genome shotgun sequence encodes the following:
- the LOC111256376 gene encoding uncharacterized protein LOC111256376 translates to MDDHRTIGKTNPERWLILWSIYAQVYGILDWRDTISCYYTETLKKVWIQNSKPYSITLTIKKLQEMINEDLTMDHDCFNLVIRKIMFDNIELVKKTKGTVSKHCLDMQF